Proteins co-encoded in one Flavobacteriaceae bacterium MAR_2009_75 genomic window:
- a CDS encoding DNA-binding transcriptional LysR family regulator — MYNNNYSMVNLEWYRTFVAIYDKNTLTKAAQSLYTSQPGVSLHLNALEAYVGRKLFERTSRKMIPTEEGKHLYNFIIDPLEKLAQAEQHFKKTSKEYVPSVHIGMCTETFQAILEPEIAHFSFNLVAKFGNHKELIKDLNNGLLDLVITPQVNNKTTLVDYEAFSKETVVLVAGYKTKIEEISKSVSAKQMIALEEVLKGNVWYSASNEMHHFNRFWFDNFKKRPNFKPNYILPNIGSVIRSLRGNEGLAVVPDFLVENELREKQLKLIWKGEVVVDNTLYFATRTDLQFKKEVDTIKTIFKSRMGNKL; from the coding sequence TTGTATAATAATAATTATAGTATGGTGAACTTGGAATGGTATCGCACATTTGTAGCAATTTATGATAAAAACACATTGACCAAAGCGGCTCAATCGCTATATACATCACAGCCGGGTGTGAGTCTTCATTTAAATGCACTAGAAGCTTATGTTGGACGGAAACTCTTCGAGCGTACCTCGCGAAAAATGATACCTACGGAAGAAGGCAAACATCTATACAATTTTATTATCGACCCTCTCGAAAAATTAGCGCAGGCCGAACAACATTTTAAAAAAACCTCAAAAGAGTACGTGCCCTCGGTACATATCGGTATGTGCACAGAAACATTTCAAGCTATTTTGGAACCCGAAATTGCCCATTTCTCCTTTAATCTAGTGGCAAAATTCGGGAACCATAAAGAGTTGATAAAAGATTTAAATAACGGACTATTGGATTTGGTCATTACCCCCCAAGTCAACAATAAAACTACTTTGGTAGATTACGAAGCATTTTCCAAAGAAACTGTTGTCTTGGTGGCCGGTTACAAAACTAAGATAGAAGAAATATCTAAATCAGTATCCGCAAAGCAAATGATTGCTCTTGAAGAAGTATTAAAAGGTAATGTTTGGTACAGTGCCTCTAATGAAATGCATCACTTTAACCGTTTTTGGTTCGATAATTTTAAAAAACGACCGAATTTTAAACCTAATTATATTTTACCGAATATAGGTTCGGTTATTCGAAGTTTAAGGGGGAATGAAGGTTTGGCTGTAGTGCCTGACTTTTTAGTAGAAAACGAGTTGCGAGAGAAACAACTTAAATTAATCTGGAAGGGCGAAGTGGTGGTTGACAATACTCTGTATTTTGCAACCCGAACCGATTTGCAGTTTAAAAAAGAGGTAGATACAATCAAGACTATTTTCAAAAGCAGAATGGGAAACAAACTCTAA